The following coding sequences are from one Humulus lupulus chromosome X, drHumLupu1.1, whole genome shotgun sequence window:
- the LOC133803353 gene encoding E3 ubiquitin-protein ligase APD2-like isoform X1, whose product MYRPVWTLPTRSQPWHDSWTCLLTPLTLWICVSATLRYGYYGDCRMVLGPNSSRLVKASSLFVQQVQVRNENNKGVSLYALDGKPELSSQTNWSVSNYLAVGSYSHKQGFSFWLNKGSRIRLRLEAQSSSMNQLEAIMSKGERSYKTLQPQLSSVSSSALALNEPVEGKEMEYIIDEDERYYLDIINSNSRSIVVSLSVNVSSTMYDITKAKNKCSTTKGSCRLRILISYTHYVIVTTPNDGHLEGWYLELSFVARVITYIAILGFITVFILLLLKYLGSCDGDVTESPVMYNTVDDVAETRPMLLEKPIRCTYGTTEHEEDDDSEASSSSSEELYDAKLCVICYDDQRNCFFVPCGHCATCYDCAQRIMDGESKVCPICRRLVHKVRRLFNP is encoded by the exons ATGTATCGACCGGTTTGGACTCTTCCTACCCGTTCTCAGCCGTGGCATGACTCCTGGACTTGCCTTCTAACTCCTCTCACCCTCTGGATTTGTG TTTCGGCTACTCTACGATATGGGTATTATGGAGATTGTCGTATGGTTCTTGGACCCAACTCTTCACGGCTGGTTAAGGCGAGCTCTCTTTTTGTTCAGCAAGTTCAAGTAAGAAATGAGAATAATAAAGGTGTTTCTCTTTATGCTCTTGATGGAAAACCTGAATTGAGCTCCCAAACAAATTGGAGTGTGTCGAACTATTTGGCTGTTGGATCCTACAGTCATAAG CAGGGATTTTCGTTCTGGTTAAACAAGGGTTCAAGGATAAGATTGAGATTAGAAGCTCAGAGTAGTTCAATGAATCAACTTGAAGCGATTATGAGTAAAG GTGAACGAAGCTATAAAACACTGCAACCTCAATTGTCAAGTGTTTCTTCTAGTGCCCTGGCCCTTAATGAACCAGTAGAAG GTAAAGAAATGGAGTATATTATTGACGAAGATGAGAGGTACTACCTTGACATCATAAACTCAAATTCCAGAAGTATAGTTGTATCTCTGAGTGTGAATGTTTCATCAACGATGTATGATATTACTAAAGCCAAGAACAAGTGTTCAACAACAAAGGGGTCTTGCCGGCTCAGAATTCTAATCTCATATACTCACTATGTGATAGTAACCACGCCCAACGAC GGTCATCTAGAAGGGTGGTACCTTGAGCTTTCTTTCGTGGCTCGTGTCATAACCTATATTGCAATTTTAG GGTTTATTACGGTTTTTATACTTCTATTACTGAAATACCTTGGATCCTGTGATGGTGACGTAACTGAAAGTCCTGTCATGTACAACACTGTCGATGACGTTGCTGAGACTCGCCCTATGCTGTTAGAGAAGCCAATTCGATGTACATATGGAACAACTGAacatgaagaagatgatgactcTGAGGCGTCTAGTAGCAGCTCTGAGGAGTTGTATGATGcaaaattatgtgttatttgTTACGATGATCAGCGCAATTGTTTTTTTGTTCCTTGTGGTCATTGTGCTACTTGCTATGATTGCGCTCAGAG GATCATGGATGGAGAGAGCAAGGTATGTCCCATATGTAGAAGGCTCGTTCACAAGGTGAGAAGGTTGTTCAACCCATAG
- the LOC133803353 gene encoding E3 ubiquitin-protein ligase APD2-like isoform X2, whose amino-acid sequence MYRPVWTLPTRSQPWHDSWTCLLTPLTLWICVSATLRYGYYGDCRMVLGPNSSRLVKASSLFVQQVQVRNENNKGVSLYALDGKPELSSQTNWSVSNYLAVGSYSHKGFSFWLNKGSRIRLRLEAQSSSMNQLEAIMSKGERSYKTLQPQLSSVSSSALALNEPVEGKEMEYIIDEDERYYLDIINSNSRSIVVSLSVNVSSTMYDITKAKNKCSTTKGSCRLRILISYTHYVIVTTPNDGHLEGWYLELSFVARVITYIAILGFITVFILLLLKYLGSCDGDVTESPVMYNTVDDVAETRPMLLEKPIRCTYGTTEHEEDDDSEASSSSSEELYDAKLCVICYDDQRNCFFVPCGHCATCYDCAQRIMDGESKVCPICRRLVHKVRRLFNP is encoded by the exons ATGTATCGACCGGTTTGGACTCTTCCTACCCGTTCTCAGCCGTGGCATGACTCCTGGACTTGCCTTCTAACTCCTCTCACCCTCTGGATTTGTG TTTCGGCTACTCTACGATATGGGTATTATGGAGATTGTCGTATGGTTCTTGGACCCAACTCTTCACGGCTGGTTAAGGCGAGCTCTCTTTTTGTTCAGCAAGTTCAAGTAAGAAATGAGAATAATAAAGGTGTTTCTCTTTATGCTCTTGATGGAAAACCTGAATTGAGCTCCCAAACAAATTGGAGTGTGTCGAACTATTTGGCTGTTGGATCCTACAGTCATAAG GGATTTTCGTTCTGGTTAAACAAGGGTTCAAGGATAAGATTGAGATTAGAAGCTCAGAGTAGTTCAATGAATCAACTTGAAGCGATTATGAGTAAAG GTGAACGAAGCTATAAAACACTGCAACCTCAATTGTCAAGTGTTTCTTCTAGTGCCCTGGCCCTTAATGAACCAGTAGAAG GTAAAGAAATGGAGTATATTATTGACGAAGATGAGAGGTACTACCTTGACATCATAAACTCAAATTCCAGAAGTATAGTTGTATCTCTGAGTGTGAATGTTTCATCAACGATGTATGATATTACTAAAGCCAAGAACAAGTGTTCAACAACAAAGGGGTCTTGCCGGCTCAGAATTCTAATCTCATATACTCACTATGTGATAGTAACCACGCCCAACGAC GGTCATCTAGAAGGGTGGTACCTTGAGCTTTCTTTCGTGGCTCGTGTCATAACCTATATTGCAATTTTAG GGTTTATTACGGTTTTTATACTTCTATTACTGAAATACCTTGGATCCTGTGATGGTGACGTAACTGAAAGTCCTGTCATGTACAACACTGTCGATGACGTTGCTGAGACTCGCCCTATGCTGTTAGAGAAGCCAATTCGATGTACATATGGAACAACTGAacatgaagaagatgatgactcTGAGGCGTCTAGTAGCAGCTCTGAGGAGTTGTATGATGcaaaattatgtgttatttgTTACGATGATCAGCGCAATTGTTTTTTTGTTCCTTGTGGTCATTGTGCTACTTGCTATGATTGCGCTCAGAG GATCATGGATGGAGAGAGCAAGGTATGTCCCATATGTAGAAGGCTCGTTCACAAGGTGAGAAGGTTGTTCAACCCATAG
- the LOC133803352 gene encoding cytochrome P450 81Q32-like: MDTQFYYYVLLFISLYFISFFLLHNKNRGLPPSPAFSLPIIGHLHLLKKPLHRTLAKLSHQYGPVLHIQFGSRPVVLISSPSAAEECFTKNDVVFSNRPTLLARKHLGYKYTTLTWASYGPHWRSLGRIASIELLSSNRLHMFSGVRLSETRSLVRHLFRSFQDGEFRTIEMKSTFFELTLNVVMRMIAGKRYYGENAVEVEASQFKEIVTETFRLSGATNIGDFVPVLNYFGLSGLDKKLVSLQSKRDKFMQELIEKHRKTNTNSASEERWKTMSDVLLSLQETEPEYYTDEFIRGMMLVMLSAGTDTSAGTMEWAMSLLLNNPEALLKAHSEIEAHIGQNRLIEESDLLELPYLQGVIYETLRVCPADPLLAPHESSEECTVGGFRVPRGTMLLVNMWAIQHDPKIWTEPEKFKPERFQVEGVEGLSYKFLPFGAGRRGCPGESLAMRVVGLALGSLIQCFEWKRSGRELVDMTEAAGLTMPKAQPLLAMFRPRPTMMGLLSKL, translated from the exons ATGGATACACAATTCTACTACTACGTTTTATTGTTCATCTCCCTTTATTTCATAAGTTTTTTTTTGCTTCATAATAAGAACAGGGGACTCCCACCAAGCCCTGCTTTTTCCTTGCCGATTATAGGTCACCTCCACCTTTTAAAGAAACCCCTCCACCGAACCCTCGCCAAATTATCCCACCAATACGGTCCCGTTTTACACATCCAGTTCGGTTCCCGCCCCGTCGTGCTCATATCTTCCCCTTCAGCCGCAGAGGAATGCTTCACCAAAAACGATGTCGTTTTCTCAAACCGTCCTACTTTGCTGGCCAGAAAGCACCTCGGCTATAAATATACTACACTGACCTGGGCCTCTTATGGTCCCCACTGGCGCAGCTTGGGGCGCATAGCTTCCATCGAGTTATTGTCGTCGAACAGACTCCACATGTTTAGTGGGGTGCGCTTATCTGAGACAAGGTCGTTGGTTCGCCATCTCTTTCGAAGCTTCCAAGATGGTGAGTTTCGGACCATTGAAATGAAGTCAACATTTTTCGAGCTGACTCTTAACGTTGTTATGAGAATGATTGCCGGAAAGAGATACTACGGGGAGAACGCAGTCGAAGTGGAAGCGAGTCAGTTCAAAGAAATTGTGACCGAGACATTTCGCTTGAGCGGGGCCACTAACATTGGAGACTTCGTTCCGGTTCTGAACTATTTTGGGTTAAGTGGGCTGGATAAAAAGTTGGTGTCGTTACAGAGTAAGAGAGACAAGTTCATGCAGGAGTTGATTGAAAAACATAGAAAAACAAATACAAATTCTGCTTCTGAAGAGAGATGGAAGACCATGAGCGATGTTTTATTATCACTACAAGAAACTGAACCCGAATATTACACTGATGAGTTCATAAGAGGCATGATGCTA GTAATGCTGTCAGCAGGGACAGATACTTCAGCCGGAACCATGGAATGGGCAATGAGCCTTTTGCTCAACAACCCAGAGGCCCTTCTAAAAGCCCATTCCGAAATCGAGGCTCATATCGGTCAAAACAGGTTGATAGAAGAGTCAGATCTTCTCGAACTTCCTTATCTCCAGGGCGTTATTTATGAGACCCTTCGAGTATGCCCAGCTGATCCACTCTTGGCTCCACACGAGTCCTCGGAGGAGTGCACCGTTGGGGGATTTCGTGTCCCACGTGGCACGATGCTATTGGTGAACATGTGGGCCATACAACATGATCCCAAAATTTGGACCGAGCCTGAAAAGTTTAAGCCGGAGAGATTCCAAGTTGAGGGAGTGGAAGGGTTGAGTTACAAATTTCTGCCGTTTGGGGCGGGAAGGAGGGGCTGTCCGGGCGAGAGCTTGGCGATGCGGGTAGTTGGTCTGGCCCTTGGATCGCTTATTCAGTGCTTTGAGTGGAAGAGAAGTGGTAGGGAGTTGGTGGATATGACTGAAGCGGCTGGGCTCACCATGCCTAAAGCCCAGCCCTTATTGGCAATGTTCAGGCCGCGCCCAACTATGATGGGCCTTCTTTCCAAACTTTAG
- the LOC133803353 gene encoding E3 ubiquitin-protein ligase APD2-like isoform X3: MVLGPNSSRLVKASSLFVQQVQVRNENNKGVSLYALDGKPELSSQTNWSVSNYLAVGSYSHKQGFSFWLNKGSRIRLRLEAQSSSMNQLEAIMSKGERSYKTLQPQLSSVSSSALALNEPVEGKEMEYIIDEDERYYLDIINSNSRSIVVSLSVNVSSTMYDITKAKNKCSTTKGSCRLRILISYTHYVIVTTPNDGHLEGWYLELSFVARVITYIAILGFITVFILLLLKYLGSCDGDVTESPVMYNTVDDVAETRPMLLEKPIRCTYGTTEHEEDDDSEASSSSSEELYDAKLCVICYDDQRNCFFVPCGHCATCYDCAQRIMDGESKVCPICRRLVHKVRRLFNP, translated from the exons ATGGTTCTTGGACCCAACTCTTCACGGCTGGTTAAGGCGAGCTCTCTTTTTGTTCAGCAAGTTCAAGTAAGAAATGAGAATAATAAAGGTGTTTCTCTTTATGCTCTTGATGGAAAACCTGAATTGAGCTCCCAAACAAATTGGAGTGTGTCGAACTATTTGGCTGTTGGATCCTACAGTCATAAG CAGGGATTTTCGTTCTGGTTAAACAAGGGTTCAAGGATAAGATTGAGATTAGAAGCTCAGAGTAGTTCAATGAATCAACTTGAAGCGATTATGAGTAAAG GTGAACGAAGCTATAAAACACTGCAACCTCAATTGTCAAGTGTTTCTTCTAGTGCCCTGGCCCTTAATGAACCAGTAGAAG GTAAAGAAATGGAGTATATTATTGACGAAGATGAGAGGTACTACCTTGACATCATAAACTCAAATTCCAGAAGTATAGTTGTATCTCTGAGTGTGAATGTTTCATCAACGATGTATGATATTACTAAAGCCAAGAACAAGTGTTCAACAACAAAGGGGTCTTGCCGGCTCAGAATTCTAATCTCATATACTCACTATGTGATAGTAACCACGCCCAACGAC GGTCATCTAGAAGGGTGGTACCTTGAGCTTTCTTTCGTGGCTCGTGTCATAACCTATATTGCAATTTTAG GGTTTATTACGGTTTTTATACTTCTATTACTGAAATACCTTGGATCCTGTGATGGTGACGTAACTGAAAGTCCTGTCATGTACAACACTGTCGATGACGTTGCTGAGACTCGCCCTATGCTGTTAGAGAAGCCAATTCGATGTACATATGGAACAACTGAacatgaagaagatgatgactcTGAGGCGTCTAGTAGCAGCTCTGAGGAGTTGTATGATGcaaaattatgtgttatttgTTACGATGATCAGCGCAATTGTTTTTTTGTTCCTTGTGGTCATTGTGCTACTTGCTATGATTGCGCTCAGAG GATCATGGATGGAGAGAGCAAGGTATGTCCCATATGTAGAAGGCTCGTTCACAAGGTGAGAAGGTTGTTCAACCCATAG